A genome region from Trichocoleus sp. includes the following:
- a CDS encoding GAF domain-containing protein, whose amino-acid sequence MADTCFDSMPDLAFVSPLPQASSLILIVDDDPVMRDLLHQVMKQEGYQVIEASDGEAAITQFQQVRPDLVLLDAVMPEMDGFLCCEMLTRLTSKHPVPVLMITGLNDTESVDRAFAVGATDYITKPVHWAVLRQRVRRILHTNQVATELQQQTERERLVGTIAHRIRQSLHLEEILNTAVTEVRSLLQVDRVLIYQFHPDWSGSVVVESVSANYWSLLGEVIRDPCFETNWQRQFEQGHLNAIDDVSTADLLPCYVDLLSSLRVRASLAVPILQGEKLWGLLIAHHCTAPRQWLSWEGDLLRQLSTQLAIAIHQSELYQQVQQFNNELEMLLQERTKELWQRTIELQRAFDFEATLRQTTNHVRDSLDESQILQTVVKELVTALNAGCCNLALYNLEQQTSSVTYEYSESIIGYHGRIVAMATCPELYQQLVEGQSFQFCSLTQHPNRGRVSMFACPITTTQGTIGDLWLISPADRILDDSEINLVQQIANQCTIAIRQSRLYQAAQAQVTELERLNHLKDDFLSTISHELRSPISNMRLAIQMLEQYLGSGKFNIAQSTTQNIAPSSTTPPDYPRSLVYLKILKNECEREIGLINDLLDLQKLETKHQVFDFTMILLEDWIPQVVFPYRERAEQRQQTLHLHLAPNLPPLLSDTASLQRILGELLHNACKYTPPNGAISVTVSATSDTIVLRVTNSGVEIPDTEFSRIFEKFYRIPSSDPWQQGGTGLGLALVKRLVNHLGGQIMVGTGDGQTHFTLELPQSLVVTRADPQEA is encoded by the coding sequence ATGGCAGATACCTGTTTTGACTCTATGCCAGACCTTGCTTTTGTCTCTCCCCTACCTCAAGCTTCCAGCCTGATCCTGATTGTTGATGATGACCCTGTGATGCGGGATCTGCTACATCAGGTAATGAAGCAAGAAGGCTATCAGGTCATAGAGGCAAGTGATGGTGAAGCGGCAATTACTCAGTTTCAGCAGGTGCGTCCTGACCTCGTCTTGCTTGATGCAGTCATGCCAGAAATGGACGGGTTTCTCTGCTGCGAGATGTTGACCCGCCTCACTTCTAAGCACCCGGTTCCGGTGCTGATGATTACAGGTCTGAATGATACGGAGTCGGTCGATCGTGCCTTTGCCGTCGGAGCAACTGACTACATCACCAAACCCGTACATTGGGCAGTCTTGCGTCAGCGGGTACGCCGCATTCTTCACACAAATCAGGTGGCAACTGAGTTACAGCAGCAAACTGAACGCGAACGACTGGTCGGGACGATCGCCCATCGGATTCGCCAATCCCTACATCTGGAAGAAATCCTGAATACAGCAGTCACAGAAGTTCGATCGCTGCTTCAGGTCGATCGAGTCCTGATATATCAGTTCCACCCGGATTGGAGTGGTTCAGTGGTTGTGGAATCTGTTAGCGCCAACTACTGGTCACTTTTAGGCGAGGTGATTCGTGATCCCTGCTTTGAAACTAACTGGCAGCGACAATTTGAGCAGGGACACCTAAATGCGATCGATGATGTCTCAACGGCTGATCTGTTGCCCTGTTATGTCGATTTGCTGTCCAGCTTACGCGTGCGGGCGAGCTTGGCAGTCCCAATTCTACAGGGGGAGAAGCTTTGGGGTCTGCTGATTGCACATCATTGCACTGCACCGCGTCAGTGGTTGTCCTGGGAAGGGGACTTATTGCGGCAACTCTCTACTCAGTTAGCAATTGCGATTCACCAATCTGAGCTTTATCAGCAGGTGCAGCAGTTTAACAATGAGCTGGAAATGCTGCTGCAAGAGCGCACCAAAGAACTCTGGCAACGGACGATCGAACTACAGCGCGCTTTCGACTTTGAAGCAACGCTGCGCCAGACGACTAATCATGTACGCGATAGCCTGGATGAATCGCAAATTCTACAGACCGTTGTTAAAGAACTGGTGACGGCACTCAATGCAGGCTGCTGTAATCTGGCACTCTATAACCTGGAGCAGCAAACCTCGAGCGTCACCTATGAATATAGCGAGTCAATTATTGGCTACCACGGACGGATTGTGGCAATGGCAACCTGTCCAGAACTCTATCAACAACTAGTCGAGGGGCAGTCGTTTCAGTTTTGTTCGCTGACGCAACATCCCAATCGCGGCCGGGTTTCCATGTTTGCCTGCCCGATTACGACAACTCAAGGAACGATCGGGGATCTCTGGCTAATCAGTCCGGCAGATCGCATCCTGGATGATTCTGAAATCAATCTGGTACAGCAGATTGCCAATCAATGTACGATCGCGATCCGTCAATCGCGGCTTTATCAGGCTGCCCAGGCCCAGGTAACTGAGCTAGAGCGGCTGAATCATCTCAAGGATGACTTTCTCAGTACGATTTCGCACGAGCTGCGATCGCCCATTTCCAACATGCGGTTGGCGATTCAAATGCTGGAGCAATATTTGGGTTCTGGTAAGTTCAACATTGCCCAAAGCACGACTCAAAACATTGCGCCAAGCTCTACGACGCCGCCAGACTATCCCCGCAGCTTGGTATATCTCAAGATTCTTAAGAACGAATGCGAACGAGAGATTGGGCTAATTAATGATCTGCTCGATTTGCAAAAGCTAGAAACCAAGCATCAGGTCTTTGATTTCACGATGATTCTGCTGGAAGATTGGATTCCGCAGGTCGTATTTCCTTATCGAGAACGAGCCGAGCAACGGCAGCAAACGCTCCATCTCCACCTAGCTCCCAACTTGCCCCCGCTGTTATCAGATACTGCCAGTCTTCAGCGAATCTTAGGCGAACTGCTGCATAATGCCTGCAAATATACGCCACCGAATGGAGCAATTTCGGTCACCGTTTCAGCAACGAGCGATACGATCGTCCTGCGTGTCACTAATTCAGGCGTTGAGATTCCAGATACTGAATTTTCACGCATTTTTGAGAAGTTTTACCGCATTCCCAGCAGTGACCCCTGGCAGCAAGGTGGAACGGGTCTAGGGCTGGCATTAGTGAAGCGATTGGTAAACCATCTCGGTGGTCAGATTATGGTTGGCACTGGAGATGGACAAACGCACTTTACGCTCGAACTGCCCCAGAGCCTGGTGGTGACTCGAGCCGATCCCCAAGAAGCATAA
- a CDS encoding ABC transporter ATP-binding protein, which yields MTTSNGRKPKHHRLSHSDYQEPLTHPLIRLLHYGRAYRSQIWQATICSILNKIFDLAPPVLIGVAVDVVVKKQDSWIAQLGIPGVREQFLVLAVLTFLIWGLESLFEYAYARLWRNLAQKIQHDLRLDAYQHLQELELEYFEARSTGGLMAILNDDINQLERFLDFGANDILQVVTTVIVIGTGFFVIAPSVAWMAMLPMPFILWGSIAFQKLLAPRYAEVREKVSLLSSRLSNNLSGIVTIKSFTTEAYEVNRLRLESEAYRQSNRRAIALSAAFVPLIRTIILIGFTALLVVGGLQAVEGTLSVGTYSVLVFMIQRLLWPLTRLGETLDQYQRAMASINRVMSLLDTPITIHSGDIILEPKSSSPLLITDYSFSGSSYHTSRSSIKGEIILKNVTFAYHQRSPIVQDLSLHIPAGQTIAIVGSTGSGKSTLVKLLLRLYEIQSGEITLDGINIQDLELRSLRQAIGWVSQDVFLFHGTVLENVTYGNPSATLAEAIEAAKIAEAHEFIEQLPQGYDTIVGERGQKLSGGQRQRLAIARAILKNPPILILDEATSAVDNETEAAIQRSLERITQNRTTIAIAHRLSTIRNADRIYVMEQGKLVEQGKHEDLIDHKGVYANLWRVQMGIR from the coding sequence TTGACTACTTCGAACGGACGCAAACCCAAACATCATCGCTTATCCCATTCAGATTATCAGGAGCCACTGACCCATCCCCTGATCCGGTTGCTGCACTATGGACGGGCTTATCGATCGCAAATTTGGCAGGCGACGATCTGTTCCATTCTCAATAAAATATTTGACCTTGCTCCCCCGGTATTAATTGGTGTTGCAGTGGATGTAGTGGTCAAAAAGCAGGATTCCTGGATCGCTCAACTGGGAATTCCGGGGGTACGCGAACAGTTTTTGGTGCTGGCAGTCCTCACTTTTCTCATTTGGGGTCTAGAGTCCCTGTTTGAATATGCCTACGCGCGGCTCTGGCGGAATTTAGCCCAAAAGATTCAGCATGACCTGCGACTGGATGCCTATCAACATTTACAAGAGCTGGAGCTAGAGTATTTTGAAGCCCGCAGTACGGGCGGTTTGATGGCAATTTTGAACGATGACATTAACCAGCTAGAGCGATTTCTAGACTTTGGCGCAAATGACATTTTGCAGGTCGTCACAACCGTCATTGTGATTGGGACTGGCTTCTTTGTTATCGCTCCCAGCGTCGCCTGGATGGCAATGTTGCCGATGCCGTTTATTTTATGGGGATCGATCGCCTTCCAAAAACTGCTTGCCCCGCGTTATGCAGAGGTTCGTGAGAAAGTAAGCCTCCTGAGCAGTCGCTTATCAAACAACCTCAGTGGTATTGTCACGATTAAAAGCTTTACAACAGAAGCCTATGAAGTCAATCGCCTGCGGCTTGAAAGTGAAGCCTATCGCCAGAGCAACCGTCGCGCCATTGCCCTCAGCGCTGCCTTTGTCCCTTTAATTCGCACCATTATTTTGATTGGCTTCACCGCATTACTCGTTGTTGGCGGTCTGCAAGCGGTTGAAGGAACATTATCCGTTGGAACGTACAGCGTTCTCGTTTTTATGATCCAACGTTTGCTCTGGCCTCTGACGCGCTTAGGTGAAACGCTTGACCAATATCAAAGGGCAATGGCATCAATTAATCGGGTCATGAGCCTGCTTGATACCCCAATCACCATTCATTCCGGTGACATCATTCTTGAACCTAAATCATCTTCTCCATTACTGATTACTGATTACTCATTTTCTGGTTCAAGTTATCACACTTCTCGTTCATCCATTAAAGGTGAAATCATCCTCAAAAATGTAACTTTCGCCTATCATCAGCGTTCTCCAATTGTGCAAGATCTCTCGTTGCACATTCCGGCAGGTCAAACGATCGCCATTGTCGGCTCGACAGGTTCGGGAAAGAGTACGCTTGTCAAACTGCTGCTGCGACTTTATGAGATTCAATCGGGCGAAATTACACTCGACGGTATCAACATTCAAGATCTGGAATTGCGGAGCCTGAGACAGGCAATTGGGTGGGTCAGTCAGGATGTGTTTTTGTTTCATGGCACAGTGCTAGAAAACGTCACTTATGGCAACCCCAGTGCCACCCTTGCCGAAGCGATCGAAGCGGCAAAAATTGCAGAAGCGCATGAGTTTATCGAACAACTGCCTCAGGGTTATGACACGATCGTGGGTGAACGGGGGCAAAAACTCTCTGGTGGACAAAGACAACGATTAGCAATTGCCCGTGCCATTCTCAAAAATCCGCCGATTCTGATTCTCGATGAAGCCACTTCTGCAGTCGATAACGAAACAGAAGCCGCAATTCAACGATCGCTAGAGCGCATCACGCAAAACCGAACCACGATCGCCATTGCCCACCGTTTGTCTACCATTCGCAACGCCGATCGAATTTATGTGATGGAGCAAGGCAAACTCGTCGAGCAAGGCAAACACGAAGACCTGATCGATCACAAAGGCGTTTACGCCAATCTCTGGCGTGTCCAGATGGGCATCCGCTAG